Proteins from one Fusobacterium periodonticum 1_1_41FAA genomic window:
- the bioC gene encoding malonyl-ACP O-methyltransferase BioC has protein sequence MNFDKHYSTYEKNSLAQKQVAEHLLAYMEDDDILKREINSIFEIGCGTGIFTREYRKFFPSSSLILNDIFDVKSFIKDIDYNIFIKENIEEIDIPKSDLVLSSSVFQWIDGLENLVRNIAKNTDILCFSTYVFGNLLEIKKHFDISLEYLKTEEIEKIIAKYFQKFKIYKETIKIDFESPLSVLRHLKYTGVTGFQRASFSRIKSFKATSLTYEVAYFICQK, from the coding sequence ATGAATTTTGATAAACATTACAGCACCTATGAGAAAAACTCTTTAGCTCAAAAACAAGTAGCTGAACATCTTCTAGCTTATATGGAAGATGATGATATATTAAAAAGAGAGATTAATTCCATTTTTGAAATAGGGTGTGGAACTGGAATTTTTACAAGAGAATATAGAAAATTTTTTCCTAGCTCATCTTTAATTCTAAATGATATATTTGATGTTAAAAGTTTTATAAAAGATATAGACTACAATATATTTATTAAAGAAAATATTGAAGAAATTGATATACCTAAAAGCGATTTAGTTCTTTCAAGTTCAGTTTTTCAGTGGATAGATGGTTTAGAAAATCTTGTCAGAAATATAGCTAAAAATACAGATATTTTATGCTTTTCTACCTATGTTTTTGGAAATTTATTAGAAATAAAAAAACATTTTGATATATCTTTAGAATATTTAAAAACTGAAGAAATTGAAAAAATTATTGCTAAGTACTTTCAAAAATTTAAAATATATAAAGAAACTATAAAGATAGATTTTGAAAGCCCTTTATCAGTTCTAAGACACTTAAAATACACAGGTGTCACAGGTTTTCAAAGGGCTTCTTTTTCAAGAATTAAAAGTTTTAAAGCTACTTCCTTGACTTATGAAGTAGCTTACTTCATTTGTCAAAAATAA
- a CDS encoding NUDIX hydrolase: protein MKFKHISKNQVFKNDVITVFEETLALPNDNVVTWTFTGKKEVVAIIAEVENEIFFVKQYRPAIKKELLEIPAGLVEKDEDILDAAKREFEEEIGYRANKWEKICTYYNSAGINAGQYHLFYATDLEKTHQSLDENEFLEIIKIPFNDIDIFSLEDSKTMLALSYLKIKKEGAL from the coding sequence ATGAAGTTTAAGCATATATCAAAAAATCAAGTATTTAAAAATGATGTAATAACTGTATTTGAAGAAACATTAGCTTTACCTAATGATAATGTTGTTACATGGACTTTTACAGGAAAGAAAGAAGTTGTTGCTATAATAGCTGAAGTTGAAAATGAAATCTTTTTTGTAAAACAATACAGACCGGCAATAAAAAAAGAACTCCTTGAAATTCCGGCAGGCTTAGTTGAAAAAGATGAAGATATACTAGATGCTGCAAAAAGAGAATTTGAAGAAGAAATTGGATATAGAGCAAATAAATGGGAAAAAATTTGTACTTACTACAACTCTGCTGGAATAAATGCTGGGCAATATCATTTATTTTATGCCACAGACTTAGAAAAAACTCATCAATCATTAGATGAAAATGAATTTTTAGAAATCATAAAAATTCCTTTTAATGATATAGATATTTTTTCACTTGAAGATTCTAAAACCATGCTTGCATTGAGTTATTTGAAAATAAAAAAAGAAGGTGCTCTATGA